The nucleotide window ctcttactcaacaactatgttacttcagagggagcaaaatgctttatactatcaacagctctccattgctcgctaccaactCAGTTTTAAGCTACCCTAATAattgagtatttaccaacagtttccagtgccttaaagcatTTTTGCCTGTTCAGGCTGTCATGAAATCaagataaaaataaagaaacgtACCTTTCTTCATCACTGAGATCCACATCTTTTTGAAGGAACTCTCGTACGGCAGCCATTCCATCTCTTAGTCTGCTACCACCGGTTCCCAACCTCTTAGCATACAAGAAGCCACCTCCTTCACTCATGTAGCCACTTGCTATATCACTCAACTGAGCGTTTCTATGCAAGATGTCTCCATCGCTGACGTAACCGCTGCCTATGTCCTCATCGTACATATCATCATCGTCAAGAATCGGCTGTTCTGTGTATTGTAGATCACTCAGGTGAGATCTGTTGGAGGTCGTTCGCCGCATGGAGTTACTGTACAGACGAGTTAAGGAGGGAGCGGGCACAAAGCGCTGAGGAACACCACCACTGCGGTATGAGTAAGCTGAGTAGGGCGCGTCCCCTTGGACAGGCATGGAGGGAATCTGGAGAGGCAAGGAACTAAGGTTGTTAAGTCGGGCTGCAGAGGCACCGTAGGTAGCGATGGCCGAGCGCTGTGTCCGTGGTGAGCCTTGGGGTGATTGGTTGCTTTTGCTGGATCCGGTCGGTGAGCGGTGATTCCGGAGCTGAGTTGTGACGCTATCCCCAAAGGTGGTCTCCTTGGTCGTTCTGGATGTTGGCGGTGTCTGAACGCTCATGACAGTCAAGTCCATGTTGTTGGGTCTCACGTCTGAATATGACTTTGCAGCACGTGGTTGTGTTGGTGGCGTGCCGAACGTTGTCACCACTTTGTCGTTTTTGTAGACTGATGTGCAGTAGTCCCCGTCTTCTCTCGGTCTGTACACGACGCTGTTGTCTGATGATTGGCTGTTGCTGGATGACACGCTATTTTGGCTCTGTATCGGAGTGCCTAATGACGAGTCACTCATGCTAGCACTCGCTATGCTCAACTCACTACACTCTTTAGACATTGGCCGGCTACCAGTGTAATTGAATGGCGCTACTGTCGCTGTGTTAGCAGGGGACCGTTGTGCGCCGTGACTCGGTGACGCTGGGAGGCGAGCCGTGTCTGGTGATCGAGCCTCATTCTTGGGCTTACAGCTTGGTTGTCTGCTCGCTGTATCATCTTGAGTTCTCATCTCAGTCATGGATGTTACTTCACCATTCTTTTGCTTTGTATTTCCAGGTCCTGGAAAGGTGCTGTAAGCACCGCCCCTCGTGAAGGATGCATTGTTTCCTTCTTCTTCTAGTTGCTTCGTCCCATTCATATTGGAAATCTTAGGTAAAGTCTGATATGATGTTGGAGTTTTCAAACCTGTTTTCGGACCTGCTGGGGCAGAACCAGGTTTAGGAATGCCACGAGGTGGAGTCTGGCCTGGTGTGGCAATTGTCGCTTGACCTTGTCCAGGCCCAGGTAGTTTGGTCTTAGTTGATGCAGCTGTTTGGATCTGCTTAATACTAGTAGGCTTACCTCCTGGAGGTGAGAGTTTAGATTTTGTTGATGCTTTAGCGTTAGCCTCATTACTCCTTGGTGTTTCAACTCTGGGTGTGTCTGCTGATCCAACAGGCTCTCCTCGTACCCCTAAGTCATCCTTGAGAGGTTTCCCAGGTGCTGGTTTAGTGACAGGTTTTGTCTTGCCACCACCAAAGGCTCGTCCGATGGTCTTCTGTGCGACTGCTTTGAGGGCATTCTTGGGGCTGCTTGATCCTAGACTTGAACCAGGGGATGGGGGAGTACTCTGTGCCGCAGCAGGGGGTGCTGCTCCGCCAGTACCGCCACCTCCTGATGAGGAAGCATTGCTTGCTGTGGTCCCAATACTGGAGCTGCTTCCATGTTTCTTCAAGCTGCTGCTAGTCCGTGATTTGTCCTGTGCAGGACGTTCCTGAACTGCTGTTCTATTTCTTGATGCTGCAGCATCTTTGGGTGGCTGAGTTAATGACGTTGACTCAGAACTGCTATTGTTAATTGTGGTGGTAGCTGGCTTTGGAACGCCATTAGTTTTAGGGGTAGTGTTTTGCTCTTTTCCAGCATGCTCCTTCCCGAaaaatttcagttttgtgaGCATAGAGCTCTTGTTGGGACTTTTTGGAGTCTGTTGTgactgttgctgctgttgttgctgctgctgctgctgcttctgttgttgttgctgaagTTTCAATTGCTGCTTCTGCTGTTTTTGCTGTGCACTACTGCTAGCTTTACTTGCACTGGGTGTAAGGGTACGGATCTGGCTGGCTGTCCGTGTGGGGGGTTGGAGATTGCTTGGAGTTGAGGCACCATTTGGTAATGAAGTACCCTGAGATGAGGTAGTAGAACTTGTTTGTATTGCACCTACACAAAGggaataataatacaataataattataacttgttcttatatagcgcaattcacAATAATGTCTacatgcgctttacattagtgccctggtcattgagcCCAGTGAAATGCTAGTGAAGACAAGTCACAgtttacaggcatgatatttagcccttgaaataaaatcagaaaattttaTTGATTACAAGGGTTGGCCTatataaaattttcaaattcttCGGAGGGCAACACATCTGAAATCAGATTAAAGTAGGATGCTCATGCCTGAGTTTAGTGGTGAAGAAATTGTGTAGATAAATTAAGAAAGTCATTGTAACAAGcgttattcaaatctaactctcAAATAGCATTTAAAgttcttttattaatttataaagcCATTCATGGTTTAGCACCAACATACATTCAAGAACTCATAACCGTGAAATCCCTCCCTCAGTCTCAATCAACCTACCGTCTCAGGAGTTCTCAAGATCCCACATTGTTATCTCACCCATCTAGGAAATCTAGGCCTACATTAGGTGATCGGGCATTTCTATACGCCGCTCCAAATCTGTGGAATAATCTCCCACCTTGCATTAGACAGTCTTCTTCACTTAATTTATTTAACTCTaagttaaaaacccatttgtttacttcacccATTTAATTAATTCTTGCTCTTTTTGTgtagttgttttttctttgcattttttgttttccttgtaaTGCGGTGAagagtatatttatataggtaactgcgcaatataaatgtctgttttatttattattatgattgatATGTCTACAGGCAAAATGACAGACATTTCTTTAATGGAACTTGTTCAACGTCTTTTATCCTCATTTTATTCATACCTTGAGTGGGGGTGGAGGCAGAACTGGAAGGCACTCTTCCCTTTTCTAGTTGACCCCGCTGGGGGACCCCCGACCCCTGAGTTGACCTCGGACCCTTGTTGAATGTTGGTATGCGAGAACTCATGTCGGATGATGACGAGTTACGATGAGATGATGAGTTGCCTGTGAAGAAGACACGTAGTCAGAAACTAAGTTAAGCCTAAATAGAtcacttttctttttgattttacccttacaccaatgtgtgttagtactgtatactcagtacttcccctcCAGTTCTGTGgtcaaaaatcacaggcatattactcgggttggattcgaacccacgacccttgcaattcaagagcagtgtcttaccaactagaccaccaataTTGCCTGTAGCTAGCAGCACTTTGAATCCTATAGTACTGGGTAGACTGAGGTGTAAGGGCAAcaccaaaattaacattctttatccatgatgcaaatttaatatctcttaAAATGATCACCATGTGCTCACGTTGGGCTATTTAATAGTATTGATTTTTAGAGTTGTAGATTGTGTATGGGAAACATTGGAAACTGTCCATGCAGAATGTGATAATTTCTGGTTGAGTGAAAGTGGGTCAACTCTTGCAGCTGTTTGTAGCCGCTATGGGCATTTTGTTACAAGTTTCTTTCCAGCTGCTACGGCCTCTAAAGGATTAAATATCTTAATTCTTGATCATCCAGAAAATCTAGAATTTGTCGAGAGTGATGGGCTCAGGACCTGCAAAATTATATCTCATACATTGGTACCAAAATTTATGAAAACATGAATTCAGAGTTTGATTCAGAATTGTTTTAATCTATCTGatttaagaagaaaaatgtatttattttgaaaagtacTCACTTTTTTGAGAGGTAGCTGATGTCGAAAGCAACATTTGAAGGAGGGGGgaagaaaataagaaaaaagagagaaaagtTTAGTTGTGAATACAACAAGACAATTGTcttatttttaaagattggattCAACTCATGCATATTAATATGCATGCAAATAAATGTAGCCTTGAGTTCAGATTTCTGTGCTGGTTTCATTCAAACCATTCACATAAACCAAGCGAGGGCGCACTGACAGCACTATAGTAGTAGCTGTGCTGAATTGCATCACgactttttaaattattttcattgttCATTGAAGGCTGGAAACATAAATGCTACTTCCCAATTGAAGAATTTAAACATGACGATTTAAATCACACCCCAACAGtcggcaaaaaaaacaaaagaagtttTAACTGCTAATGTGTGGTGATAAAAAGTTGATAAATGTCTTTGCCCAAGACTAAGTTATGATAGAAGTACATGACCACAATGTCCTGAAGTGAAAATGAGGAAAGAATGAGAATGGAGAAGGGCTGGTTTGGGTAGGGGATGGGAGGGTTGGGATGGGGTAAGGTTAATTTGGGTAAAGTGGGGATGGTTGAGATGGGATAGGGCAGGTTGGGTAGGGTGTAGAGAGTTGTGTTACGGAAGGTGGTTGGGGGTTAGGTGGGTAGGGTTGGGGTAGGGTGAGGAGGGTTGGGATGGAGTGGGGTCAAGAGGGACTAATATTTGACTGCCTGTATTGCACACTGTTTTGAGCAATATTAGTGGAATAAACGGATCAAGTGAATTCATGCTTGGGTGTGACTAAATGAACACTATAGATACTTGAAAAATCTTTTATGAAATGTAACCAGTGCATAAAccattatttaaatgttttcagtgtttttttttatttattttatttaagcatttgtatttaaaaaaaaatgtttatgtacaGTAATTATGAGGTAGTTCTCTTGCAGGCATCCAGATTCAATGGTTCCTTGTGACTAGAATCTCTACAGACGctgaacttttttgaaactggAAAGTGTTCATAGGATGTAACTTCAGGGGCTAAAAGTAGAACATTTGGTAACTATTTAGATTCTGTAGAAGTtgaaagagccaataaaggattacctcaatatttcaactattccatttttatggccaa belongs to Asterias rubens chromosome 6, eAstRub1.3, whole genome shotgun sequence and includes:
- the LOC117291290 gene encoding neuron navigator 3-like, whose protein sequence is MIENIDKCLQCLAAKGVNTEGLLAKDIREGNLKAVLGLFFSLSRFKQQLQQQQQQQKQTAAAGKQPTSTTHKPTTASTQHKVQSSSQSQQATQRQQPQRQLAAPTTQAGQKRQTASLSHKQSGNLQSQSSAGQRLATPKPQTTPRSSSQVRPPASKSPYSAVPSPYQTGAKAQGKPSGPSTQLGAQQRKAGASTTSLASSRLERSRATSQKSNSSSHRNSSSSDMSSRIPTFNKGPRSTQGSGVPQRGQLEKGRVPSSSASTPTQGAIQTSSTTSSQGTSLPNGASTPSNLQPPTRTASQIRTLTPSASKASSSAQQKQQKQQLKLQQQQQKQQQQQQQQQQQSQQTPKSPNKSSMLTKLKFFGKEHAGKEQNTTPKTNGVPKPATTTINNSSSESTSLTQPPKDAAASRNRTAVQERPAQDKSRTSSSLKKHGSSSSIGTTASNASSSGGGGTGGAAPPAAAQSTPPSPGSSLGSSSPKNALKAVAQKTIGRAFGGGKTKPVTKPAPGKPLKDDLGVRGEPVGSADTPRVETPRSNEANAKASTKSKLSPPGGKPTSIKQIQTAASTKTKLPGPGQGQATIATPGQTPPRGIPKPGSAPAGPKTGLKTPTSYQTLPKISNMNGTKQLEEEGNNASFTRGGAYSTFPGPGNTKQKNGEVTSMTEMRTQDDTASRQPSCKPKNEARSPDTARLPASPSHGAQRSPANTATVAPFNYTGSRPMSKECSELSIASASMSDSSLGTPIQSQNSVSSSNSQSSDNSVVYRPREDGDYCTSVYKNDKVVTTFGTPPTQPRAAKSYSDVRPNNMDLTVMSVQTPPTSRTTKETTFGDSVTTQLRNHRSPTGSSKSNQSPQGSPRTQRSAIATYGASAARLNNLSSLPLQIPSMPVQGDAPYSAYSYRSGGVPQRFVPAPSLTRLYSNSMRRTTSNRSHLSDLQYTEQPILDDDDMYDEDIGSGYVSDGDILHRNAQLSDIASGYMSEGGGFLYAKRLGTGGSRLRDGMAAVREFLQKDVDLSDEESYQTHYCSD